The Sinorhizobium meliloti genome includes a window with the following:
- a CDS encoding phospholipase D-like domain-containing protein: protein MRKKGSRNGVTALAVAGTNVVVLGWDMSEEDIRTRGILGFAIQRTRHEDGEKIWLSGLKTFESVDPHPDPGVPVSSFWHPLQTFQWSDYTPSPGKKYTYRIVAMGGQPGALVEAADVSLEVTTERIDQGKHAIFFNRGAIASQEYARRFQNLAPNQVGQAAYDWLSRGLVEGLEAFLSQAGQGDELYGAIFEFENKRIHVAIRAAHDRGAKIKILYDGDSQREGNEDALKGSGIAGLTKARTRSGQFAHNKFFVLRRAGKFSEVWTGSTNLSDNGIFGHSNNAHIIRDQKIAEAYFAYWEVLNKDKTVRPTATASTAISPTPPQQINTSGDTVAVFSPRTDLAALDWYAQLAGNAERALFTTFAFGMNSRFVTVYDQTDDVLRFALMEKKGNGRNYKVQAAEVDRIRKRPNTTVAVGNYITTNAFDRWLKEIDRVQDDVHVRFVHTKYMLIDPLGSKPIVIVGSANFSKASTDTNDENMLVIEDNDAVSDIYLGEFMRLFSHYAFRESLTFKKSNKPADILRRKHLKEDHSWIDGDGGNSGYFVQGFDRALRRLYFSGQ from the coding sequence ATGCGGAAGAAGGGCAGTCGCAACGGTGTCACGGCACTCGCGGTGGCCGGCACGAATGTCGTTGTTCTCGGTTGGGACATGAGCGAGGAGGATATCCGCACGCGCGGTATCTTAGGTTTTGCCATCCAACGCACCCGACATGAGGATGGCGAGAAAATATGGCTGTCAGGTCTGAAAACGTTCGAGAGCGTCGACCCGCATCCGGATCCGGGAGTTCCGGTGTCGTCGTTCTGGCATCCTTTGCAGACGTTTCAGTGGTCCGACTACACACCGTCACCCGGGAAAAAATACACGTATAGAATCGTAGCAATGGGGGGTCAGCCGGGTGCCCTGGTCGAGGCCGCGGACGTTTCCCTCGAGGTGACGACAGAACGTATTGACCAAGGCAAGCACGCGATCTTTTTTAACCGCGGAGCAATCGCGTCGCAGGAATATGCCCGGCGCTTCCAAAACCTCGCGCCCAATCAAGTGGGCCAGGCAGCCTACGATTGGCTATCGCGTGGTTTGGTTGAGGGGCTCGAGGCGTTCCTGAGTCAGGCAGGCCAAGGAGATGAGCTCTATGGCGCCATCTTTGAATTCGAGAACAAGCGAATTCATGTCGCGATTAGGGCAGCCCATGATCGTGGCGCCAAGATCAAAATCCTTTACGACGGCGACAGCCAGCGCGAGGGCAACGAAGATGCGCTGAAGGGCTCAGGGATCGCGGGTCTTACCAAAGCTCGCACCCGATCCGGGCAGTTCGCGCACAATAAGTTCTTCGTGCTCCGGCGAGCCGGAAAATTCTCCGAAGTGTGGACCGGCTCGACCAACCTCAGCGACAATGGAATTTTTGGTCATTCGAACAATGCACATATCATTCGAGACCAGAAGATCGCAGAAGCCTATTTCGCGTATTGGGAAGTCCTAAATAAGGACAAGACGGTTCGGCCGACCGCAACGGCCTCCACAGCGATTTCGCCAACCCCACCGCAGCAGATAAACACGTCAGGCGACACCGTCGCCGTCTTCTCCCCACGGACCGACCTTGCCGCTCTCGACTGGTATGCGCAGCTTGCCGGAAATGCGGAGCGGGCTCTTTTCACCACCTTCGCATTCGGCATGAACAGCCGGTTCGTAACCGTCTATGACCAGACGGACGACGTATTACGCTTCGCCCTCATGGAGAAAAAAGGCAATGGCAGGAACTATAAGGTCCAAGCGGCCGAGGTGGATCGGATCCGGAAGCGACCGAACACCACAGTTGCGGTTGGCAACTACATCACAACCAACGCATTCGATCGCTGGTTAAAGGAAATCGATCGGGTCCAGGACGATGTACACGTTCGGTTCGTTCATACGAAATACATGCTGATCGACCCCCTTGGGTCTAAGCCGATCGTCATTGTCGGATCTGCGAACTTCTCCAAGGCATCGACCGACACGAATGATGAGAATATGCTGGTCATTGAAGACAACGATGCCGTCTCCGACATTTACCTCGGTGAGTTCATGCGACTGTTTTCACACTATGCGTTCCGAGAGTCGCTTACCTTCAAGAAATCGAACAAGCCGGCCGACATTCTGCGGCGAAAGCATCTGAAAGAAGACCACTCCTGGATTGACGGAGATGGCGGCAATTCAGGTTACTTCGTTCAGGGCTTTGACCGCGCTCTTCGACGCCTTTATTTTTCAGGCCAGTGA